The following are encoded together in the Anaeromyxobacter diazotrophicus genome:
- a CDS encoding DMT family transporter — translation MKTKRLAARGQLFVSGALFGLMASVARLASRGGTGFTAAQMTTVRFAVGAAMTLALFRLRPGTFRPVRRWLLVSRGLQGGLAVLLYFIALARIPAGQATLLNNLFPVFAVGISVFALGERPTVHLALALALVTVGVGLVIAPGAGALLAVADAGVLAGLASAVLGGGAVVAIRALRPTDNAPTIFFSFCLGGLVMAAPFSGGPWPTDPRLWALAVAVGVLSFFAQILMTHAYGVFTVAEAALWQQLTPAASFLWALPILGERLSPVGACGLVLGACGVVYGSVLGHRPAEGLPPAPIAEPVEPA, via the coding sequence ATGAAGACGAAACGGCTCGCCGCGCGCGGACAGCTCTTCGTCTCGGGCGCGCTCTTCGGGCTCATGGCCTCGGTGGCGCGGCTCGCCTCGCGCGGCGGGACGGGCTTCACCGCCGCCCAGATGACCACCGTCCGCTTCGCGGTGGGCGCCGCCATGACCCTCGCGCTGTTCCGGCTGCGGCCCGGCACCTTCCGGCCGGTGCGGCGGTGGCTCCTCGTCAGCCGCGGGCTGCAGGGCGGCCTGGCGGTGCTGCTCTACTTCATCGCGCTGGCGCGCATCCCGGCCGGGCAGGCCACGCTCCTCAACAACCTCTTCCCCGTCTTCGCGGTGGGGATCTCGGTCTTCGCGCTGGGCGAGCGGCCGACGGTCCACCTCGCGCTGGCGCTGGCGCTCGTCACCGTCGGCGTCGGGCTCGTGATCGCGCCGGGCGCCGGTGCGCTGCTGGCGGTCGCCGACGCCGGCGTCCTGGCCGGCCTCGCCTCGGCGGTGCTCGGGGGCGGGGCGGTGGTGGCCATCCGGGCCCTCCGGCCCACCGACAACGCCCCGACCATCTTCTTCTCGTTCTGCCTGGGCGGGCTCGTCATGGCGGCCCCGTTCTCGGGGGGGCCCTGGCCCACCGACCCGCGGCTGTGGGCGCTGGCGGTGGCGGTGGGCGTGCTCTCCTTCTTCGCGCAGATCCTCATGACCCACGCCTACGGCGTGTTCACGGTGGCCGAGGCGGCGCTCTGGCAGCAGCTCACCCCGGCGGCCAGCTTCCTGTGGGCGCTCCCCATCCTGGGCGAGCGCCTCTCGCCGGTCGGCGCCTGCGGCCTCGTGCTCGGCGCCTGCGGCGTGGTGTACGGCAGCGTCCTCGGCCACCGCCCGGCCGAGGGGCTCCCGCCGGCGCCCATCGCCGAGCCGGTCGAGCCGGCATGA
- the uvrA gene encoding excinuclease ABC subunit UvrA translates to MSEPETIVVKGAREHNLKSVQLEIPKKKLVVFTGVSGSGKSSLAFDTLYAEGQRRYVESLSSYARQFLGQMEKPKYDTIRGLSPTISIEQKAASNNPRSTVGTITEVHDYLRVLYASIGVQHCPSCGRPVGKQTAQQIVETLLAMPEGSRLLLLAPLVQNRKGEYRELLGDAHKRGFARVRVDGVVHSLEERLVLDKKLKHDIELVVDRVVVKPDLRARLTDSVETALREGKGTLIAADAAQEQKVGPGVDPEEYKKHDRFFSEQSACPVCGLSFGELAPQNFSFNSPLGSCQECQGLGTRAEMDVDLIIPDPSLTIREGAIDPWASGMEKGEGWTFEFVEHLSRALGIDLDTPWSKLPKAQREIVLNGNEGTNRARIVWEGVVNQLHRRFKATGSEAMRRYYMRYFSDKPCPTCQGERLRPESRAVEIRGKSIVELSGLTITEAHAWLDQLDLQGHQARIADELLKEIKNRLKFLLDVGLSYLTLDRPGPSLSGGESQRIRLASQMGSELTGVIYILDEPSIGLHQRDNGKLLGTLKRLRDIGNSVIVVEHDEETMEESDWLVDFGPGAGEHGGEIVAQGTPEEVKRHPASLTGAYLSGRREIAVPERRRAAHGALTVAGASANNLKDVTVKFPLGTLTAVTGVSGAGKSTLVNAILRPALTRLLYGTREVPGKHQAILGHEQIDKVIDINQQPIGRTPRSNPATYTKVFDLIREVFAQTPEARAFGYQPGRFSFNVKGGRCEACQGDGMKLVEMHFLADVLVPCEVCHGKRFNEATLRVQFKGKNIAEVLDLSVHEAMALFANHREILRVLQTLDDVGLGYVKLGQPSPTLSGGEAQRIKLSRELARVGTGRTLYILDEPTTGLHFEDTRRLLQVLDRLVEAGNSVVVIEHNLDVIKCADWVVDLGPEGGAGGGLVIAEGTPEQVAAAKESSTGHYLAKVLRAHRARRPATERSA, encoded by the coding sequence ATGAGCGAGCCCGAAACCATCGTCGTGAAGGGGGCCCGCGAGCACAACCTGAAGTCGGTCCAGCTCGAGATCCCCAAGAAGAAGCTGGTCGTCTTCACCGGGGTCTCCGGCTCCGGGAAGAGCTCGCTCGCCTTCGACACCCTCTACGCCGAGGGCCAGCGCCGCTACGTCGAGTCCCTCTCCTCGTACGCGCGCCAGTTCCTCGGGCAGATGGAGAAGCCCAAGTACGACACCATCCGCGGGCTCTCCCCGACCATCTCCATCGAGCAGAAGGCCGCCTCGAACAACCCGCGCTCGACGGTGGGGACCATCACCGAGGTCCACGACTACCTGCGCGTGCTGTACGCCTCCATCGGGGTCCAGCACTGCCCGAGCTGCGGGCGCCCGGTCGGGAAGCAGACGGCCCAGCAGATCGTCGAGACGCTCCTGGCCATGCCGGAGGGCTCGCGCCTCCTCCTGCTCGCGCCGCTGGTCCAGAACCGCAAGGGTGAGTACCGCGAGCTCCTCGGCGACGCGCACAAGCGGGGCTTCGCGCGCGTCCGGGTGGACGGCGTGGTCCACTCGCTCGAGGAGCGGCTCGTCCTCGACAAGAAGCTGAAGCACGACATCGAGCTGGTGGTCGACCGGGTGGTGGTGAAGCCGGACCTCCGCGCCCGCCTCACCGACTCCGTCGAGACGGCGCTGCGCGAGGGCAAGGGCACGCTCATCGCGGCCGACGCGGCCCAGGAGCAGAAGGTCGGACCGGGGGTCGATCCGGAGGAGTACAAGAAGCACGACCGCTTCTTCTCCGAGCAGAGCGCCTGCCCGGTGTGCGGCCTCTCCTTCGGCGAGCTGGCGCCCCAGAACTTCTCGTTCAACAGCCCGCTCGGCTCCTGCCAGGAGTGCCAGGGCCTCGGCACCCGCGCCGAGATGGACGTGGACCTCATCATCCCCGACCCGTCGCTCACCATCCGCGAGGGCGCCATCGACCCGTGGGCGAGCGGGATGGAGAAGGGCGAGGGCTGGACCTTCGAGTTCGTCGAGCACCTCTCGCGCGCGCTCGGCATCGACCTCGACACCCCCTGGTCGAAGCTGCCCAAGGCGCAGCGCGAGATCGTCCTCAACGGCAACGAGGGGACGAACCGCGCCCGGATCGTCTGGGAGGGGGTGGTGAACCAGCTCCACCGACGGTTCAAGGCGACCGGCTCGGAGGCGATGCGGCGCTACTACATGCGCTACTTCTCCGACAAGCCATGCCCCACCTGCCAGGGCGAGCGCCTCCGGCCGGAGAGCCGGGCGGTGGAGATCCGCGGCAAGAGCATCGTCGAGCTGTCGGGCCTCACCATCACCGAGGCGCACGCCTGGCTCGACCAGCTCGACCTCCAGGGCCACCAGGCGCGCATCGCCGACGAGCTGCTCAAGGAGATCAAGAACCGCCTCAAGTTCCTCCTCGACGTGGGCCTCTCCTACCTCACGCTCGACCGGCCCGGCCCGTCGCTCTCCGGCGGCGAGAGCCAGCGCATCCGGCTCGCCTCGCAGATGGGGTCCGAGCTCACCGGCGTCATCTACATCCTCGACGAGCCGTCGATCGGGCTGCACCAGCGCGACAACGGCAAGCTGCTCGGCACGCTCAAGCGGCTGCGCGACATCGGCAACTCCGTCATCGTGGTGGAGCACGACGAGGAGACGATGGAGGAGTCCGACTGGCTGGTGGACTTCGGGCCGGGCGCGGGCGAGCACGGCGGCGAGATCGTGGCGCAGGGCACGCCCGAGGAGGTGAAGCGGCACCCCGCCTCGCTCACCGGCGCCTACCTCTCCGGCCGGCGAGAGATCGCGGTGCCGGAGCGGCGCCGCGCGGCGCACGGCGCGCTGACCGTCGCGGGCGCGAGCGCGAACAACCTGAAGGACGTGACGGTCAAGTTCCCGCTCGGCACCCTCACCGCGGTCACCGGCGTCTCGGGCGCCGGGAAGTCCACCCTGGTGAACGCGATCCTGCGCCCGGCGCTCACCCGGCTCCTCTACGGCACCCGCGAGGTGCCCGGGAAGCACCAGGCCATCCTCGGCCACGAGCAGATCGACAAGGTCATCGACATCAACCAGCAGCCCATCGGGCGCACGCCGCGCTCGAACCCCGCCACCTACACCAAGGTGTTCGACCTCATCCGCGAGGTCTTCGCCCAGACCCCGGAGGCGCGCGCCTTCGGGTACCAGCCCGGCCGCTTCAGCTTCAACGTGAAGGGCGGCCGCTGCGAGGCGTGCCAGGGCGACGGCATGAAGCTGGTGGAGATGCACTTCCTCGCCGACGTGCTCGTGCCGTGCGAGGTGTGCCACGGCAAGCGCTTCAACGAGGCGACGCTGCGGGTCCAGTTCAAGGGCAAGAACATCGCCGAGGTGCTCGACCTCTCGGTGCACGAGGCGATGGCGCTGTTCGCGAACCACCGCGAGATCCTGCGGGTCCTGCAGACGCTCGACGACGTCGGCCTCGGCTACGTGAAGCTGGGGCAGCCCTCCCCCACCCTCTCCGGCGGCGAGGCCCAGCGCATCAAGCTCTCGCGCGAGCTGGCGCGGGTCGGCACCGGCCGGACGCTCTACATCCTCGACGAGCCGACCACCGGCCTGCACTTCGAGGACACGCGCCGCCTGCTCCAGGTGCTCGACCGGCTGGTGGAGGCGGGCAACTCGGTGGTGGTGATCGAGCACAACCTCGACGTCATCAAGTGCGCCGACTGGGTGGTGGACCTCGGCCCCGAGGGCGGGGCCGGCGGCGGGCTCGTCATCGCCGAGGGCACGCCGGAG
- a CDS encoding DMT family transporter produces the protein MTDRAHARRRALARLELAGSAVCFGLMAVLARRLSRGPGGFTAGHLSVVRFAVGALVSLAVFRLRPALYRPSNYRLLVSRGLSGGLVVVLYFAALARIPAGEAGLLYNLFPVLATGMSFFAFGERPTVHLVVALLVATGGVALVLGEGALRVGVGWGEVAAVAAAVFAATSANVIRAMRGTDNAPTIFFWFCLAGLPVVLPFALDPWPALGPVWAVALAVALAAFAAQVLMTEAYGALSVSEAAVWLQLTPIAQYALALPLLGEKPGLPALAGTALAVAGVAYGTAWGSRRTAPVVAVAPPP, from the coding sequence ATGACGGACCGGGCGCACGCGCGGCGCCGCGCGCTGGCGCGGCTCGAGCTCGCCGGCTCCGCCGTCTGCTTCGGGCTCATGGCCGTGCTGGCGCGCCGCCTGTCGCGCGGCCCGGGCGGCTTCACCGCCGGGCACCTGTCGGTGGTGCGCTTCGCGGTGGGGGCGCTGGTCTCGCTGGCGGTGTTCCGGCTCCGGCCCGCGCTCTACCGCCCGAGCAACTACCGGCTGCTCGTCTCGCGGGGCCTCTCCGGGGGACTGGTGGTGGTGCTCTACTTCGCGGCGCTGGCCCGCATCCCGGCCGGCGAGGCGGGGCTCCTCTACAACCTCTTCCCCGTCCTGGCGACCGGGATGTCCTTCTTCGCCTTCGGCGAGCGCCCCACCGTCCACCTGGTGGTGGCGCTGCTGGTGGCCACCGGCGGCGTGGCGCTCGTGCTCGGCGAGGGGGCGCTGCGGGTGGGGGTGGGCTGGGGCGAGGTGGCGGCGGTGGCGGCGGCCGTCTTCGCGGCCACGAGCGCCAACGTCATCCGCGCCATGCGCGGCACCGACAACGCCCCCACCATCTTCTTCTGGTTCTGCCTGGCCGGCTTGCCGGTGGTGCTCCCGTTCGCGCTGGATCCGTGGCCGGCGCTCGGGCCGGTCTGGGCGGTGGCGCTGGCCGTGGCGCTCGCCGCCTTCGCGGCGCAGGTGCTCATGACGGAAGCCTACGGCGCGCTGTCGGTCTCCGAGGCGGCGGTGTGGCTGCAGCTCACCCCCATCGCCCAGTACGCGCTGGCGCTGCCGCTCCTCGGCGAGAAGCCCGGGCTCCCCGCGCTGGCCGGGACGGCGCTGGCGGTGGCCGGGGTGGCATACGGGACTGCCTGGGGAAGCCGGCGCACGGCGCCGGTGGTGGCGGTGGCGCCGCCGCCGTGA